Proteins found in one Nerophis lumbriciformis linkage group LG27, RoL_Nlum_v2.1, whole genome shotgun sequence genomic segment:
- the aanat1 gene encoding serotonin N-acetyltransferase gives MSVVSSVSFLKPLHMRSPVAQGRRHTLPASEFRSLSPEDAISVFEIEREAFISVSGECPLLLDEVRHFLTLCPELSLGWFEEGRLVAFVIGSLWDQEKLTMDALTLHKPHGMTVHIHVLAVHRTFRQQGKGSILMWRYLQYLRCLPYVRRAVLMCEDFLVPFYQKSGFKSQGRSQISVGPLAFVEMCYPVRGHAFMRRNSGC, from the exons ATGTCGGTGGTGAGCTCAGTGTCTTTCCTCAAGCCGCTTCACATGCGCTCCCCGGTGGCACAGGGACGTCGCCACACGCTGCCGGCCAGCGAGTTCCGCTCGCTCAGCCCCGAGGACGCCATCAGCGTCTTTGAGATCGAGAGAGAAG CGTTCATCTCCGTGTCCGGCGAGTGTCCTCTCCTGCTGGACGAAGTGCGTCACTTCCTGACTTTGTGTCCCGAGCTGTCTCTGGGTTGGTTCGAGGAAGGTCGCCTGGTGGCCTTCGTCATCGGATCACTGTGGGACCAGGAGAAGCTGACCATG GACGCCCTGACGCTCCACAAGCCGCACGGCATGACGGTCCACATCCACGTGCTGGCGGTGCACCGCACCTTCCGGCAGCAGGGCAAAGGCTCCATCCTGATGTGGCGCTACCTGCAGTACCTGCGCTGCCTGCCCTACGTCCGCCGGGCCGTCCTCATGTGCGAGGACTTCCTGGTGCCCTTCTACCAGAAGTCCGGATTCAAGTCCCAGGGCCGCAGCCAGATCTCCGTGGGGCCCCTGGCCTTCGTGGAGATGTGCTACCCGGTCCGAGGACACGCCTTCATGCGGCGGAACAGCGGGTGCTGA